Proteins found in one Quercus robur chromosome 2, dhQueRobu3.1, whole genome shotgun sequence genomic segment:
- the LOC126714833 gene encoding uncharacterized protein LOC126714833 isoform X5, producing MNTARLLDVAISGNIESLNREIRDGVLISLEHKTPSRNCILHVAAKSGQAQIMERVLDSLYPHSPLYATNCKGNTALHIAASLGHLGISELLITRATDQEAEVKQLLLKAQNEELNTALHLAVKHGHDDIVDLLIRKEPGLTSITNKAGESPLFQAVDRGFFEIALRILEISECSDVGRNKMNVLHAAVIRVEIKSRFKTIRKDWWQNIQTCFNIFGSPQLQTRKLDITGADFVRKMLDKFPNAIMKADDFGWTPLHYAAYFGNFEVVRLFLENNNISLAYERDIQGMSALHISAMEGHCDVMSAIIEKFPYTCELLDNRGRTALHLAAESGRTKAVKILLSSIAFQDLINEQENDEGNTAMHLAAIKRRYKVLILLARDRKVEKRATNKEGKTVADILQLDKLLGWIEIMLPDRSKALLSLEKEVERQTTEEQIAENEGHEQFKESQRIEAAAKVQGGTGAANNIVDFEELKKYNVLVMTLITTVTFAAAFQVPGGYDGNGKANLQKSRDFRNFIIFDTFSFGSSAFSLLIYFAMPLIQRMTFVLKRVQQVAVFLSMISLSLMIFAFSFGVTAVLDEKSILYALSNISALYGWAFPVLVFGIIHHIFIIPLTHIRNKLLRPF from the exons ATGAATACTGCTAGACTGCTCGATGTTGCAATTTCTGGGAATATTGAAAGTCTCAATAGAGAAATTAGGGATGGGGTTTTAATAAGTCTTGAGCACAAGACACCGAGTCGCAATTGTATTCTTCACGTGGCAGCAAAATCTGGACAGGCTCAGATTATGGAAAGGGTCCTCGATTCGCTTTATCCACATTCACCTTTGTATGCGACAAATTGCAAAGGCAACACAGCACTACATATTGCAGCAAGCTTAGGGCATCTTGGTATCTCAGAGCTTCTAATAACTCGTGCAACAGACCAAGAAGCTGAAGTGAAACAGTTGCTACTAAAAGCGCAAAATGAGGAGTTGAACACTGCACTGCATCTTGCTGTAAAACATGGTCATGATGACATTGTGGATTTGCTAATTAGGAAAGAGCCAGGGTTGACTTCAATTACAAATAAAGCTGGCGAATCCCCACTCTTCCAGGCAGTGGATCGAGGATTTTTTGAAATTGCCCTTCGTATCCTAGAAATTTCAGAATGCTCCGACGTGGGAAGGAACAAAATGAATGTCTTGCATGCTGCAGTCATTCGCGTAGAAATTA AAAGTCGGTTTAAAACCATTCGCAAAGATTGGTGGCAGAATATACAAACCTGCTTCAACATTTTTGGATCCCCACAACTGCAAACACGCAAACTCGACATTACCGGAGCAG ATTTTGTGCGCAAGATGTTGGACAAATTTCCGAACGCAATTATGAAAGCTGATGACTTTGGCTGGACTCCTCTGCATTATGCTGCATATTTTGGCAATTTCGAAGTTGTCAGActctttttggaaaataataatatttcccTTGCTTACGAGCGGGACATTCAGGGCATGTCTGCTCTTCACATTTCAGCCATGGAAGGACATTGTGATGTGATGAGCGCAATCATTGAAAAATTTCCATATACTTGTGAATTGTTAGATAACAGAGGTAGGACAGCTCTTCATCTTGCGGCGGAGAGTGGAAGGACAAAAGCTGTGAAAATATTGCTCTCATCTATAGCTTTTCAGGATCTCATAAATGAGCAGGAAAACGACGAAGGAAACACGGCTATGCATCTTGCTGCCATCAAAAGGAGATACAAAGTATTGATATTGCTTGCACGTGATAGGAAAGTTGAAAAAAGGGCTACGAACAAGGAAGGGAAGACCGTAGCTGACATTCTTCAATTAGATAAGCTGCTTGGGTGGATTGAAATAATG CTGCCGGATCGAAGCAAGGCTTTACTGAGTTTGGAGAAAGAGGTTGAGAGACAGACAACGGAAGAGCAGATTGCTGAGAATGAAGGACATGAACAATTTAAAGAGTCACAGAGGATAGAAGCTGCTGCAAAGGTCCAGGGAGGAACGGGTGCAGCCAATAATATTGTAGATTTTGAGGAATTGAAAAAATACAATGTATTGGTAATGACACTCATTACAACTGTCACCTTCGCAGCAGCCTTCCAAGTGCCTGGTGGATACGATGGCAATGGGAAGGCAAATTTACAAAAAAGCAGAGACttcagaaattttattatatttgatacTTTTTCATTTGGTTCCTCAGCTTTCTCGTTGCTTATTTACTTTGCCATGCCTTTAATTCAGAGAATGACCTTCGTTCTGAAAAGAGTACAGCAAGTAGCAGTGTTTCTCAGTATGATCTCCCTTTCATTAATGATCTTCGCCTTTTCGTTTGGCGTAACAGCAGTCTTGGATGAAAAATCAATTCTCTATGCTCTTTCTAATATCAGTGCACTGTATGGCTGGGCTTTCCCCGTACTCGTGTTTGGGATTATCCACCATATTTTCATAATTCCCCTGACCCACATTAGGAACAAATTATTACGACCGTTCTGA